Proteins found in one Thermodesulfobacteriota bacterium genomic segment:
- a CDS encoding vitamin K epoxide reductase family protein, with product MSTNENIISKYFRPAVLILSIIGFLLSVYLTYLHFTEGQSAFCSQGSDCDVVRQSAYSSILGIPVALLGAVGYALIFWFTYVSMSKRTRWLLLYIISLSGFIFSAYLTYLELFVIKAICPYCVISAVIMTVLFVLIAFRKSDFYPKLSSLHTAVLTICILGLVVVGSSALQSDSLNPLIADLEPGSANSLQIGLAKHLKDRGAVMYGSYKCPHCNAQKALFGGASVYVDYVECDPTGPDAEATRCFSRGVQHYPTWEINGNFYEGAKSLQELAHLSGYVPPPQ from the coding sequence ATGAGTACTAACGAAAATATAATCAGCAAATATTTCAGACCAGCAGTATTAATACTCTCAATAATAGGTTTTTTACTTTCGGTCTATCTTACCTACTTACATTTCACTGAAGGGCAGAGCGCATTTTGTTCCCAGGGCTCAGACTGTGATGTTGTTAGGCAGAGCGCCTACTCATCTATATTAGGCATCCCGGTTGCACTGCTGGGTGCTGTGGGCTATGCACTTATTTTTTGGTTCACCTACGTATCAATGTCAAAGCGTACGCGCTGGCTTCTTTTATACATCATATCACTGTCCGGCTTTATCTTCTCAGCGTACCTGACCTACTTAGAGCTTTTTGTAATCAAAGCAATATGTCCATATTGCGTGATATCAGCTGTAATAATGACAGTGTTATTTGTTTTAATTGCGTTTAGAAAATCCGATTTTTATCCAAAGCTTTCCTCACTTCACACAGCCGTTCTAACAATTTGTATTCTTGGTCTTGTAGTTGTTGGCTCAAGCGCGCTTCAGTCTGATAGTCTTAATCCTCTTATTGCGGATCTTGAACCCGGTAGTGCTAACAGTCTTCAGATAGGACTAGCAAAGCATTTAAAAGATAGAGGAGCCGTGATGTACGGCTCTTATAAGTGTCCTCATTGTAACGCTCAAAAAGCCTTGTTCGGAGGGGCATCGGTATATGTAGATTATGTTGAGTGTGATCCTACCGGACCAGACGCTGAGGCTACCAGATGCTTTTCAAGAGGGGTTCAGCACTATCCGACATGGGAGATAAACGGCAATTTCTACGAAGGCGCTAAATCCCTTCAGGAACTGGCGCATTTATCTGGATACGTTCCTCCTCCACAATAG
- a CDS encoding phage holin family protein, with product MSNLNRIVSLALKPGNEYVRAMLTRLVILGAFLVIAFILVILGIGFLVWSSYLYLNTVVNPYLAALLSGLIAIVLAGALVLIGSMISKSPGTKETKDSGQSKANFVDSTEVIEQYPLESGLMAMAAGFIAGSSPESRKVLTELFVSLNQNSSE from the coding sequence TTGAGTAACCTTAATAGAATTGTATCACTTGCACTTAAGCCCGGAAACGAATATGTGAGGGCGATGCTAACGCGCCTTGTTATATTGGGGGCGTTTTTGGTAATTGCCTTTATATTAGTGATTCTTGGGATAGGTTTTCTGGTTTGGTCATCCTATCTGTATCTAAACACGGTAGTAAACCCATACCTTGCAGCGCTCTTAAGCGGTCTCATAGCAATAGTTCTTGCAGGCGCATTGGTTCTGATTGGAAGTATGATAAGTAAAAGCCCGGGCACAAAAGAAACCAAAGATAGCGGGCAAAGCAAAGCAAACTTTGTAGACAGCACAGAGGTTATAGAGCAGTACCCGCTTGAATCAGGGCTTATGGCTATGGCAGCAGGGTTTATCGCGGGCTCTTCACCTGAATCCAGAAAAGTTCTCACAGAGCTATTTGTGAGTTTAAATCAAAATTCTTCCGAATAA
- a CDS encoding gamma-glutamyl-gamma-aminobutyrate hydrolase family protein codes for MNKIKPIIGITTDIKEGNYEIEEKYALAIAQAGGIPVLIPSIPDNKQLIKETAQRIDGLLLPGSRDMDPKYYNEEPHPKLRPMSLERTKMEFAILEESLNRALPVIGICGGMQLLNVFFGGNLYQDIYVFLPDAMPHEKGALHEVMISKNTKLFDIVRQDLVSVKSYHHQAVKDIGSGLKQSAQTQDNIVEGIESADGEYILGIQWHPELEESESSKKIFESFIEECDKD; via the coding sequence ATGAATAAGATAAAACCAATTATCGGCATAACAACGGATATAAAAGAAGGTAATTATGAGATTGAGGAAAAGTATGCCCTTGCTATTGCACAAGCTGGGGGGATTCCGGTCCTTATCCCGTCGATACCAGATAATAAACAGTTAATCAAAGAAACTGCCCAAAGAATTGACGGTCTTCTTCTTCCGGGATCAAGAGATATGGACCCAAAGTACTATAATGAGGAGCCTCATCCCAAACTGCGCCCGATGAGTCTTGAAAGGACTAAAATGGAGTTTGCAATCCTTGAAGAATCACTAAACAGAGCGCTGCCTGTAATAGGTATATGCGGCGGCATGCAGCTGTTAAATGTATTTTTCGGAGGCAATTTGTATCAAGACATATATGTATTTCTTCCAGATGCAATGCCGCACGAAAAAGGGGCACTTCACGAAGTTATGATCTCAAAAAACACTAAACTTTTTGATATTGTGAGACAAGATTTAGTGAGTGTAAAGAGCTATCACCACCAGGCGGTTAAAGATATTGGCTCTGGGCTGAAACAATCAGCTCAAACACAAGATAATATAGTTGAAGGCATTGAATCGGCTGATGGGGAATATATTCTGGGTATACAATGGCACCCTGAGCTTGAAGAATCAGAAAGCTCAAAGAAAATATTTGAATCATTTATAGAAGAATGCGATAAAGACTAA